The Pseudophaeobacter arcticus DSM 23566 genome includes a region encoding these proteins:
- a CDS encoding acyl-CoA dehydrogenase, giving the protein MLFNIEHLSRWSEVAGLDKYDGLELSDAGAVLEEFGRFCGEEIAPLNASGDADASHFQDGKVQLADGFAQAYQKFVEMGWQSLPHPSAFGGQDLPRAVAASATEMLNAANLSFALCPLLTDGAIEALLTAGSDATKATYLDNLVSGNWTGTMNLTEPQAGSDLALVRSRAEPQADGTYKVSGTKIFITYGEHDMSENIVHLVLARTPDAPAGVKGISLFLVPKFMVEENGALGARNAVHCQSVEHKLGIKASPTAVLQFEGATGFLIGEENAGLTYMFEMMNSARYAVGLQGIAVGERAYQQALAFARERVQSAPVDGSTREAVTIIHHPDVRRMLMRMRVLTEGARGMAAFAAGCQDLARNAGSPEAQAEAKALSEFLTPLVKGFSTENGVEVASLGVQVHGGMGFIEETGAAQHYRDARILPIYEGTTAIQANDLVGRKTLRDGGKTARALAARIAETEAELAAGSAAAQAVAPRLAGARQDFEEVVAHLLSLEKAEMPTAFGAGVPYLMLAGNLVSGWQMARGLLAAEAALARGEDPDFMAAKVASARFYADHVLCETEVQRSRCVSGAESLAAALL; this is encoded by the coding sequence ATGCTTTTCAACATTGAACACCTCTCTCGCTGGTCCGAGGTTGCCGGGCTGGACAAATACGACGGCCTGGAGCTGAGCGACGCGGGCGCCGTATTGGAAGAGTTTGGCCGCTTTTGTGGCGAGGAAATCGCGCCGCTAAATGCCTCTGGCGATGCCGATGCCTCCCATTTTCAGGACGGCAAGGTCCAGCTGGCCGACGGATTTGCGCAGGCCTATCAGAAATTTGTTGAAATGGGCTGGCAAAGCCTGCCCCATCCCAGCGCCTTTGGTGGTCAGGACCTGCCCCGCGCCGTGGCGGCCTCTGCCACCGAGATGCTGAACGCGGCCAATCTCAGCTTTGCGCTGTGTCCGCTGCTGACAGACGGTGCAATCGAGGCGCTGCTCACCGCCGGATCTGACGCCACCAAGGCGACCTATCTGGACAACCTGGTCAGCGGCAATTGGACCGGCACCATGAACCTGACCGAGCCCCAGGCCGGCAGCGATCTGGCGCTGGTGCGCAGCCGCGCCGAACCACAGGCGGACGGGACCTACAAGGTCAGCGGTACCAAGATCTTTATCACCTATGGTGAGCACGACATGTCGGAAAACATCGTGCATCTGGTTCTGGCGCGTACCCCGGATGCCCCGGCTGGGGTCAAGGGCATCAGCCTGTTTCTGGTGCCAAAATTCATGGTCGAGGAAAATGGCGCGCTGGGCGCGCGCAACGCCGTCCATTGCCAAAGCGTCGAACATAAACTGGGCATCAAGGCCAGCCCAACGGCCGTGCTGCAGTTCGAAGGCGCCACCGGGTTTTTGATCGGTGAAGAAAACGCCGGCCTCACCTATATGTTCGAGATGATGAACTCGGCCCGCTATGCAGTGGGTCTGCAGGGGATCGCCGTGGGCGAGCGCGCCTATCAACAGGCGCTTGCCTTTGCCAGGGAGCGGGTGCAAAGCGCGCCGGTTGATGGCTCCACCCGCGAGGCGGTGACCATTATCCATCACCCGGATGTGCGCCGCATGTTGATGCGGATGCGGGTGCTGACCGAAGGCGCGCGCGGCATGGCCGCCTTTGCCGCCGGCTGTCAGGATCTGGCCCGCAACGCGGGATCACCCGAGGCGCAGGCGGAGGCCAAGGCACTGTCAGAGTTCCTCACCCCGCTGGTCAAAGGCTTCAGCACCGAAAATGGTGTCGAGGTGGCGTCACTGGGCGTTCAGGTGCATGGTGGCATGGGCTTTATTGAGGAAACCGGCGCGGCGCAGCATTACCGTGATGCCCGCATTTTGCCGATCTATGAAGGCACCACCGCCATTCAGGCCAATGATCTGGTGGGGCGAAAGACCCTGCGCGATGGCGGCAAAACCGCCCGTGCCCTGGCGGCGCGGATTGCCGAGACAGAAGCAGAGTTGGCGGCAGGCTCAGCTGCGGCCCAGGCCGTGGCACCACGGCTGGCGGGTGCGCGGCAGGACTTTGAAGAGGTGGTCGCGCATTTGCTCAGCCTTGAGAAGGCGGAAATGCCCACCGCCTTTGGCGCTGGCGTGCCCTATCTGATGCTGGCCGGGAATTTGGTCTCTGGCTGGCAGATGGCACGTGGCCTACTGGCAGCAGAAGCGGCCCTGGCGCGGGGCGAAGACCCGGACTTTATGGCGGCCAAGGTGGCCTCGGCCCGGTTCTATGCCGATCACGTGCTATGCGAAACCGAGGTGCAGCGCAGCCGCTGCGTTTCCGGCGCCGAAAGCCTCGCGGCGGCGCTGCTGTAA
- the dmdD gene encoding methylthioacryloyl-CoA hydratase (part of the dimethylsulfoniopropionate catabolism pathway), with the protein MTVEIDISRFKNLDLQAHDDGVWVVTLNRPTKRNALDIDTIEELVDFFSTAPRAGVKAVVLAGSGDHFCAGLDLIEHHDADRSPADFMHVCLRWHEAFNKMEYGGVPVIAALQGAVVGGGLELASSAHIRVMDQSTYFALPEGQRGLFTGGGATIRVTDLVGKSRMIDMMLTGRVYQGQEACDLGLAQYIVEGSSFDKALELARRTAENLPLSNFAICSAVSHMQNMSAMDAAYAEAVVAGVVNTQPDARARLAAFADKSAARVRRND; encoded by the coding sequence ATGACCGTTGAAATCGACATTTCCCGCTTCAAGAACCTCGACCTTCAGGCCCATGACGACGGGGTCTGGGTGGTCACCCTGAACCGCCCGACCAAACGCAACGCGCTGGATATCGACACCATCGAGGAGCTGGTTGATTTCTTCTCCACCGCGCCGCGCGCCGGGGTCAAGGCGGTCGTGCTGGCGGGATCCGGCGATCATTTCTGCGCTGGGCTTGATCTGATCGAACACCATGACGCAGATCGCAGCCCGGCTGATTTCATGCATGTCTGCCTGCGCTGGCACGAGGCCTTTAACAAGATGGAATACGGCGGCGTTCCGGTCATCGCGGCGCTACAGGGCGCGGTTGTTGGCGGCGGTTTGGAGCTTGCCAGTTCGGCCCATATCCGAGTGATGGATCAGAGTACCTATTTTGCCCTGCCCGAGGGCCAGCGCGGGCTGTTCACCGGCGGTGGTGCCACCATCCGTGTGACCGATCTGGTGGGTAAATCCCGCATGATCGACATGATGCTGACGGGCCGCGTTTATCAGGGGCAAGAAGCCTGCGACCTGGGGCTGGCGCAGTATATCGTCGAGGGTTCCAGTTTTGACAAAGCGCTGGAACTGGCACGGCGCACAGCCGAAAACCTGCCGCTGTCGAATTTTGCCATCTGCTCTGCCGTCAGCCATATGCAGAATATGTCAGCGATGGATGCCGCCTATGCCGAGGCCGTGGTGGCGGGTGTGGTCAACACCCAGCCCGATGCCCGCGCGCGGCTTGCGGCCTTTGCCGACAAAAGCGCCGCCCGTGTGCGCCGCAACGACTAA
- a CDS encoding molybdopterin-dependent oxidoreductase — MSDLKTQFRTCNICEAMCGLIVTYDETEVHSIKPNPEDPLSRGHICPKAIALQDFRTDPDRVTTPLKKVDGEFVPISWDEAYDFAAQRLAAVQEQHGKDGVGVYLGNPNAHKFGNLLTLPKLVRALGTSNRYSSATADQIPHHVASIHMLGHPMLMPVPDVARTDLMLILGGNPVVSNGSMMTAPGFGKRMDEIKARGGRVVVIDPRRTETATRAGEHLFIQPETDAFLLLALIHEVFAQGLQDLGALAAVTDGVEVLKEAVQPFTADRAAEMTGIEAQTIRDLARDFATAKSAVCYARMGASTQSFGSLCQWANNALNIITGNFDSPGGAMFTTPALDYVGMSSRKGKTRSYPEKRSRVSQQPLYNGEFPVSVMAEEMETPGEGQIKAMITVAGNPVLTAPNGQRIGRAFETLDFMMSIDLHINDTTRHADLILPASVALEEEVYDMVFHSFAVHNTAAFAKPAFAPPNGNPQEWELISRLAAKISGSNDIGPSPTQVLEMLLPQGFHGETVTVEAMLTAPNGSIDLGPLVSNLADRLETPDARLNLAPKVFLADLPRLLAFQPPVSDDFPLLMIGRRQVRSHNSWTQNSPRLVKGRNRCTVQLNPVDAARFGLAEAKDVEIESAVGVARLPVEITDEIAPGVVSIPQGWGQRKGNLAAATRVQTESINDLTDDSRIDPISGNAAFNGVPVRARAL; from the coding sequence ATGAGCGACCTGAAAACCCAGTTTCGAACCTGCAATATCTGCGAGGCCATGTGCGGGCTGATTGTCACCTATGACGAGACTGAGGTGCATTCGATCAAGCCAAACCCCGAGGATCCGCTGTCGCGCGGGCATATCTGCCCCAAGGCCATTGCGTTGCAGGATTTCCGCACCGACCCTGACCGGGTGACAACGCCTTTGAAAAAGGTCGACGGGGAATTTGTGCCGATCAGCTGGGACGAGGCCTATGATTTTGCCGCACAACGTCTGGCCGCAGTGCAAGAGCAACATGGCAAGGACGGGGTTGGCGTCTATCTGGGCAACCCCAATGCCCATAAATTTGGCAATCTTCTGACCCTGCCAAAACTGGTCAGGGCGCTGGGCACCAGCAACCGCTACTCTTCGGCCACAGCGGATCAGATCCCGCATCACGTCGCCTCGATCCATATGCTGGGCCATCCGATGTTGATGCCGGTGCCGGATGTGGCACGCACGGATCTCATGCTGATCCTGGGCGGCAATCCGGTGGTCTCCAATGGGTCGATGATGACGGCGCCGGGCTTTGGCAAGCGTATGGATGAGATCAAGGCGCGCGGTGGCCGCGTGGTGGTGATCGACCCGCGCCGCACCGAAACGGCGACCCGCGCTGGCGAGCACCTGTTTATCCAGCCCGAAACCGATGCCTTCTTGCTGCTGGCGCTGATCCACGAGGTCTTTGCCCAGGGGCTGCAAGATCTTGGCGCGCTGGCCGCCGTTACCGATGGGGTCGAGGTGCTGAAAGAGGCGGTGCAGCCCTTTACCGCCGACAGGGCTGCCGAGATGACCGGTATCGAGGCACAGACCATTCGCGATCTGGCACGCGATTTTGCGACGGCAAAATCGGCTGTGTGCTACGCGCGCATGGGGGCCTCAACCCAGAGCTTTGGCTCCCTGTGCCAATGGGCCAATAATGCGCTCAATATCATTACCGGCAATTTTGACAGCCCCGGCGGCGCCATGTTCACCACTCCGGCCCTGGACTATGTCGGCATGTCCAGCCGCAAGGGCAAGACGCGCAGCTATCCCGAGAAACGCTCGCGGGTGTCCCAGCAGCCGCTCTATAATGGCGAGTTCCCAGTCTCGGTCATGGCTGAGGAGATGGAGACACCGGGTGAGGGGCAGATCAAAGCCATGATCACCGTGGCCGGCAATCCAGTCCTGACCGCTCCAAACGGTCAGCGCATTGGCCGTGCATTTGAAACACTCGACTTTATGATGTCGATTGATCTCCACATCAATGATACCACCCGCCATGCGGACCTGATCCTGCCCGCCAGTGTGGCGCTGGAAGAAGAGGTCTATGACATGGTCTTCCACAGTTTTGCGGTGCACAATACAGCGGCCTTTGCCAAACCTGCTTTTGCTCCGCCCAATGGCAACCCGCAGGAGTGGGAGTTGATCTCACGCTTGGCGGCGAAGATCTCCGGATCCAACGACATTGGCCCATCTCCAACCCAAGTGCTTGAGATGTTGCTGCCGCAGGGGTTCCACGGTGAGACTGTCACGGTAGAGGCGATGCTGACCGCGCCAAATGGATCCATCGACCTGGGGCCGCTGGTGTCAAACCTGGCCGACCGGTTGGAAACCCCGGATGCACGGCTAAACCTGGCACCCAAAGTGTTCCTGGCGGACCTGCCGCGATTGCTGGCCTTCCAACCGCCCGTCAGTGACGATTTCCCGTTGCTGATGATTGGCCGCCGCCAGGTGCGCAGCCACAACAGCTGGACGCAGAACAGCCCGCGTCTGGTCAAGGGGCGCAATCGGTGTACGGTGCAGCTCAACCCGGTTGATGCTGCGCGGTTTGGCCTGGCCGAGGCCAAAGACGTAGAGATCGAAAGCGCAGTGGGGGTGGCGAGGCTTCCGGTTGAGATCACGGATGAGATTGCGCCTGGTGTTGTGTCGATCCCGCAGGGCTGGGGCCAGCGAAAGGGCAATCTCGCAGCGGCGACCAGGGTGCAGACTGAATCAATCAACGACCTGACCGATGATAGCCGCATTGACCCCATCAGTGGCAACGCCGCCTTTAACGGAGTACCGGTGCGCGCCCGTGCCTTGTAG
- a CDS encoding TetR/AcrR family transcriptional regulator, which produces MTTQTDSTRDHILTTGRALVAQRGFTGMGLAELLKTAAVPKGSFYHYFASKEDFGCKLLEQYIGQYGKTLTEILEDSAPTARARLLEYWSRWVSSQSSQEASSQCLIVKLGAEVSDISEEMRRLLEAGTRTMTTQLASTIAEGQQDGSIATSVQPALVGPALYQMWLGASLMAKLSRSPNPLLQAMEATLVLLPEPHPEQTSPDT; this is translated from the coding sequence ATGACAACACAAACCGATTCCACCCGTGACCATATTCTAACCACAGGCAGGGCCCTTGTGGCTCAGCGTGGCTTTACCGGCATGGGGCTCGCTGAGCTGCTCAAAACCGCTGCCGTGCCAAAAGGCTCCTTTTATCACTACTTCGCCTCGAAAGAGGATTTTGGCTGCAAACTGCTGGAACAATATATTGGCCAATATGGCAAAACACTGACTGAGATACTTGAGGATAGCGCCCCAACCGCGCGGGCGCGGCTCTTGGAATATTGGTCACGCTGGGTCAGCAGTCAAAGCAGCCAGGAGGCCAGCAGCCAATGCTTGATCGTCAAACTTGGCGCCGAGGTCTCTGACATTTCGGAGGAAATGCGCCGCCTGCTGGAAGCGGGAACACGCACCATGACGACCCAACTGGCAAGTACCATAGCTGAGGGTCAACAGGATGGCTCCATTGCCACCTCAGTGCAACCCGCCCTGGTTGGCCCGGCGCTCTATCAGATGTGGCTGGGCGCCAGCCTGATGGCCAAACTGTCCCGCAGCCCCAATCCGCTGTTGCAGGCGATGGAGGCCACGCTGGTGCTCCTGCCTGAACCACACCCTGAACAAACCTCCCCTGACACATAG
- a CDS encoding NADP-dependent oxidoreductase, producing the protein MSQTADTNRQIILKNRPFGKPDDTTLALETTKPPVAGKGEMLLRVEYLSLDPYMRGRMNDAKSYADPVAIGDPMVGGTVAQVVTSDVDGFAVGDWVLSFSGWQDYAVSDGVGVTNMGTNPAQPSWALGIMGMPGFTAYCGLLYIGEPKAGETVVTAGATGPVGATVGQIAKIKGCRAVGIAGGADKCAYAVNELGFDACIDRNAPDFAQQLKAACPDGIDVYFENVGGAVFDAVLPLLNPNARVPLCGLISQYNATSLPDGPDRMGALMGALLVKKIKMQGFIIFDDFPHHYPEFSKEMIGWIKSGQIKYREQVVEGLENAPAAFNDLLEGRNFGKMVVKTGAA; encoded by the coding sequence ATGTCTCAAACCGCCGATACAAACCGCCAGATCATTCTGAAGAACCGCCCCTTTGGCAAACCCGATGACACCACCCTGGCCCTGGAAACCACAAAGCCGCCCGTCGCGGGCAAAGGAGAGATGCTGCTGCGGGTCGAATACCTGTCGCTGGATCCCTACATGCGCGGCCGGATGAACGACGCCAAATCCTATGCCGACCCGGTGGCAATTGGTGATCCGATGGTGGGCGGTACCGTGGCGCAGGTTGTGACCTCGGATGTTGATGGGTTTGCCGTTGGTGACTGGGTGCTCAGCTTTAGCGGCTGGCAGGACTATGCCGTTTCAGACGGCGTGGGCGTCACCAATATGGGGACCAATCCGGCGCAGCCATCCTGGGCGCTTGGCATTATGGGCATGCCCGGGTTCACCGCCTATTGTGGGTTGCTTTATATCGGAGAGCCCAAGGCAGGCGAGACCGTCGTCACTGCGGGGGCCACTGGTCCAGTGGGGGCAACCGTCGGCCAGATCGCCAAGATCAAAGGCTGTCGCGCCGTTGGCATCGCTGGTGGTGCAGATAAATGCGCCTATGCGGTCAACGAGCTGGGCTTTGACGCCTGTATCGACCGCAACGCACCAGATTTTGCCCAGCAGCTCAAAGCCGCCTGCCCGGATGGCATTGATGTCTATTTTGAAAACGTTGGTGGCGCGGTGTTTGACGCCGTATTGCCGCTGCTGAACCCCAATGCACGGGTGCCCCTGTGCGGATTGATCTCGCAGTATAATGCCACCAGCCTGCCCGATGGCCCCGATCGCATGGGCGCCTTGATGGGGGCATTGCTGGTGAAAAAGATCAAGATGCAGGGCTTTATCATCTTTGACGACTTCCCGCACCACTACCCCGAGTTTTCCAAGGAAATGATCGGCTGGATCAAAAGCGGCCAGATCAAATACCGCGAGCAAGTGGTTGAGGGTCTGGAGAATGCTCCTGCAGCCTTCAACGATCTGCTTGAGGGTCGGAATTTTGGCAAGATGGTTGTAAAAACCGGCGCGGCCTAA